One stretch of Daphnia pulicaria isolate SC F1-1A chromosome 6, SC_F0-13Bv2, whole genome shotgun sequence DNA includes these proteins:
- the LOC124344081 gene encoding protein Gawky-like isoform X2: MLKQPRSRSNEDPFFFPTTTHILFLTKQRIIHFQVPKSFCDVVTMALQMSPVDAHTENQPPCYYQPAVLLPEAAAGTSSHQVEPFQCQLLECSSAEQVPLPTEQNPVPPNLRKVEQRVTAVRKEGAVVEEVMDASLLVESSEVRRGPEAEDLRGGAASEILTLLEVSQSSVIDSSNVGSSSEGSTNPGTHESLSNPPSPCLVDKVEIGSAAAISSSSNSLNDAQKDSGDAMRQSGSAWRSWSSNQSTMTFSGETNPPSATYADSVVCPLSTSAHSTLVSSASAVSDEDYCDSKEPLIIKGSSRSSSTSVFLQYPPIGPASNRHWGIPQGAGLRGGAGETSLNNGGGSWGHPPASGSWGGGGTNNAANQVQGQWGAASSTANQRSSAASQGPSGAPPPGSSGPQVSNQQLPTGAQQQQQPQGAWDTTKNVVTGNVVQPSGSSPSQGVWAAQAAKNVPNQPTNTNPNQDIMAANPLNLPQGGNGGGGAVGGSGPATPSSGKPDPLANYRDVIYAQDGWGGNQVNQDSQWDVPTSPEPKEIPLWKQTASNGTEVWEVNLRNGGQAPPPITQTKTPWGSHTPATNLGGTWGEDDESSEPSSMWTGVPANNGPTNWGANPMGGALNAGPMGPTSVPTGASAMGTTGIASGNGMWGGQQQQQQQQQQQQQQQQQPQKKEPEWAPASSMQTGPGGWGEVRPPQRMAMSGIGPSVPENMGMAPSAPSHWPGPQNKPAPQWSGNVPTKEMKPTGWDEHSPPAQKRQVPQYDDGTAVWGNPAQIQQPGGSVVCRWKDMPNPNVAGGRGMQQSGPPPNRMPPGPGMKTDMSWGQARNGSWGEGGVGDNSQMNNMWMDDKPVGGGSWNEPPQTPTPWAAGPKPKTPTTPSWGESEDNLSWGQPHKQVPKPLAKEMIWSSKQFRILSEMGFKKEDVENVLRNCNMVMEDALETLRSGRGMFGDDHGSGGYDPMGPHGGAPYPPGARFNPGQQMPFVHPGSGGAPHHLLNNPAPSMGMNPNPAYKILQPQQPPPMPPQVNQSQMVRNMSRVDTGVSSGAGAGSQPSPTQLRILVQQIQMAVQAGHLNPQILNQPLAPQTLVLLNQLLQQIKVLQQLGQQHNMALSRPGQGPMGGPMMQLVPQMNKTKQQIASLQQQIAAQQALYVKQQGQMMNQQPPGAPPSQPSDLFKVDSVHGIQSNLDRMSLQDSGQSRLSQWKYPPLDKDLSDLGMSEFSRAPGSSGGAPGSIPSNAKPPLGSSLSSPNMNPVLGQDGGAWSSLSRSQSETGWPDTNQDLSAPGSVGGNDGKDSWSSAAGTSSYSGSISDLVPEFEPGKPWKGPQIKTADDDPTLTPGTFAMSGLNEADVYSNNASKGGQSSTKASPPPVGTGGTSSSNESGFPTLGLSNSTWSFNPSSASSSSVPSTSTPYSSAKIAPKSSWSDAPPPSADPWSAPNKPRGPPPGITPSAGVGPKTAGRDWSAAGSRSPWPGTNTTGSGGTWAGSLNGSSSWLVLRNLTPQIDGSTLKTLCVQHGPLHNFHLYLNHGVALIRYSTGEEAAKAQSALNNCVLGNTTIYADLANESDVQGWLQQLGMPAQQQQQQQQQQNQQQQQQAVSSSGWGVRGSTPGAGSNSGSGNGGGVGSNASKGSANAGDNWGSGAGGPSSSPWSTGPNSVWSTPNLDRDLRTTPSSLNASLNSFLPGDLLGNESM; encoded by the exons ATGTTGAAACAGCCGCGGTCCCGCTCCAACGAAGacccgttttttttcccaacaacaacacataTATTATTTCTTACAAAGCAAAGAATCATCCATTTCCAAGTACCTAAGTCATTCTG tgATGTGGTGACCATGGCCTTGCAAATGTCGCCTGTTGATGCTCATACTGAAAATCAGCCTCCGTGTTATTATCAGCCTGCAGTGCTGCTGCCTGAAGCTGCTGCAGGAACGAGCAGTCATCAAGTTGAGCCCTTTCAGTGCCAACTTTTGGAGTGCTCCTCTGCTGAACAAGTGCCTCTTCCTACT GAACAGAACCCTGTGCCACCAAATTTAAGGAAAGTCGAACAAAGGGTGACTGCTGTGAGGAAGGAGGGTGCTGTTGTTGAGGAAGTGATGGATGCCTCATTGCTCGTAGAGAGCAGTGAAGTGAGGCGTGGTCCAGAGGCTGAGGATTTGAGAGGAGGAGCTGCTTCTGAAATTCTCACCCTGCTGGAAGTTTCCCAATCATCTGTGATAGACAGCTCCAACGTCGGTTCATCCTCGGAGGGATCGACAAACCCAGGCACGCACGAATCCCTTAGCAACCCACCATCTCCCTGTCTGGTCGATAAAGTCGAG ATAGGATCAGCGGCCGCCATTTCTTCCTCAAGCAATAGTCTTAACGATGCACAAAAGGATTCGGGCGACGCAATGAGGCAAAGCGGGTCGGCTTGGCGATCGTGGAGCTCTAATCAATCGACTATGACATTCTCAGGAGAGACGAATCCTCCAAGTGCAACTTACGCCGATTCTGTTGTGTGCCCTCTGTCGACCTCTGCTCACTCCACCCTCGTCTCTTCTGCCTCTGCCGTCTCTGATGAAGACTATTGTGATAGCAAGGAACCACTGATCATCAAGGGAAGCAGTCGCAGTAGTAGCACATCGGTGTTCCTCCAATATCCCCCGATCGGGCCGGCTTCCAACCGGCATTGGGGCATTCCTCAAGGAGCGGGTTTGCGCGGAGGTGCTGGCGAGACCTCCTTGAACAATGGAGGAGGCAGCTGGGGTCATCCGCCAGCTAGTGGAAGTTGGGGAGGCGGTGGAACCAACAACGCGGCGAACCAAGTCCAAGGCCAATGGGGAGCAGCATCCTCCACGGCCAACCAACGGAGCTCCGCAGCTAGTCAGGGACCATCTGGAGCGCCGCCTCCTGGATCCTCGGGACCGCAAGTTTCCAATCAGCAGCTACCGACCGGTgcccaacaacagcagcaacctcAAGGAGCCTGGGATACGACCAAGAATGTCGTCACTGGCAATGTCGTTCAACCATCTGGAAGCTCGCCAAGCCAGGGTGTATGGGCTGCTCAG GCTGCCAAAAACGTACCTAATCAACCGACCAATACCAACCCTAATCAAGACATAATGGCTGCCAACCCCTTGAACTTACCTCAAGGTGGAAACGGTGGTGGAGGAGCCGTGGGAGGTTCTGGTCCTGCCACTCCTAGTTCTGGCAAACCGGATCCTTTGGCTAACTACCGAGATGTGATTTACGCCCAGGACGGCTGGGGAGGCAACCAGGTGAATCAAGACTCTCAATGGGATGTACCAACATCACCAGAGCCAAAAGAAATTCCGCTATGGAAGCAAACTGCAAGCAATGGAACTGAAGTCTGGGAAGTCAATCTGCGCAACGGCGGCCAAGCCCCTCCGCCCATCACTCAGACCAAGACACCATGGGGAAGTCACACTCCTGCCACCAATTTGGGAGGCACTTGGGGTGAAGATGACGAATCGTCGGAACCATCCAGCATGTGGACGGGTGTTCCGGCTAACAATGGACCTACAAATTGGGGAGCTAATCCCATGGGAGGTGCTCTGAACGCCGGACCAATGGGCCCAACGTCAGTCCCAACTGGTGCTTCTGCCATGGGTACGACAGGAATTGCATCGGGTAATGGCATGTGGGgtggacagcagcagcagcaacaacaacaacaacagcagcagcaacaacaacaacagccacagAAAAAAGAGCCGGAGTGGGCTCCAGCCAGTTCAATGCAAACTGGACCTGGTGGATGGGGCGAAGTTCGTCCACCTCAACGCATGGCTATGTCTGGCATCGGGCCATCTGTCCCCGAAAATATGGGCATGGCACCTTCTGCACCATCTCACTGGCCTGGACCGCAAAACAAACCAGCGCCGCAATGGAGTGGAAATGTACCTACTAAGGAGATGAAACCAACAGGGTGGGATGAGCATTCACCTCCTGCTCAGAAACGACAGGTGCCACAATATGACGACGGAACGGCCGTATGGGGTAACCCAGCCCAAATTCAACAGCCTGGTGGATCAGTCGTCTGTCGCTGGAAAGATATGCCCAACCCCAATGTGGCTGGCGGGCGTGGAATGCAACAATCTGGCCCGCCTCCTAACCGAATGCCACCAGGACCGGGAATGAAAACGGACATGTCCTGGGGTCAAGCTCGTAACGGCTCCTGGGGAGAAGGAGGCGTAGGTGACAACAGTCAAATGAACAACATGTGGATGGATGACAAACCTGTAGGTGGTGGCTCGTGGAACGAGCCTCCTCAAACACCTACACCTTGGGCTGCTGGACCCAAACCAAAAACTCCCACAACTCCAAGTTGGGGTGAGAGTGAAGACAACTTGTCGTGGGGTCAGCCACATAAGCAGGTTCCTAAACCTTTGGCCAAGGAAATGATATGGAGCAGCAAGCAATTCCGCATCTTATCCGAAATGGGTTTCAAGAAAGAAGATGTGGAGAATGTCCTACGCAATTGCAACATGGTGATGGAAGATGCGCTGGAAACCCTACGCTCTGGTCGTGGGATGTTTGGAGATGACCATGGCTCGGGTGGTTACGATCCAATGGGACCGCACGGAGGAGCGCCTTATCCTCCTGGCGCTCGATTTAATCCCGGTCAACAAATGCCTTTTGTTCACCCTGGAAGTGGTGGTGCACCTCATCACTTATTGAACAATCCTGCTCCCAGTATGGGAATGAACCCTAATCCTGCATACAAAATTCTTCAGCCTCAGCAACCGCCACCAATGCCGCCTCAG GTCAATCAATCACAAATGGTCCGGAACATGTCACGAGTGGACACTGGCGTTTCGTCTGGTGCAGGAGCCGGTAGTCAACCTTCGCCGACTCAGTTACGAATTCTCGTTCAGCAAATCCAAATGGCTGTACAGGCGGGTCATTTGAATCCCCAAATTCTCAATCAGCCACTGGCTCCTCAAACGCTGGTGCTGCTCAATCAGTTGCTACAACAGATCAAAGTACTTCAGCAGCTTGGTCAACAGCACAATATGGCTCTTAGTAGGCCGGGACAAGGACCTATGGGGGGTCCCATGATGCAGCTCGTACCTCAAATGAACAAAACGAAACAGCAGATTGCCAGCTTGCAACAGCAGATCGCCGCCCAACAGGCTCTGTATGTCAAGCAACAAGGCCAAATGATGAATCAACAGCCGCCAGGGGCTCCACCGAGCCAACCATCTGATCTATTCAAAGTGGATTCTGTTCACGGCATTCAGTCCAATTTGGACAGGATGAGTTTACAGGATTCTGGACAATCTCGGCTCTCTCAGTGGAAGTACCCGCCACTCGACAAGGATCTTTCTGATCTAGGCATGTCGGAATTCAGTCGTGCACCTGGTAGCAGTGGTGGAgctccgggttcaattcccagCAACGCTAAACCGCCACTAGGTAGCAGCCTTTCTTCTCCCAACATGAATCCAGTCCTCGGTCAAGACGGCGGTGCTTGGTCGAGTCTTTCACGCTCTCAGTCCGAGACTGGCTGGCCTGACACGAATCAGGATTTGTCAGCTCCGGGATCGGTGGGAGGCAACGATGGAAAGGATAGCTGGAGCAGTGCTGCCGGAACCTCTTCATATTCTGGTTCCATATCGGATCTCGTTCCCGAATTCGAGCCTGGCAAACCATGGAAGGGACCACAGATCAAAACGGCAGATGACGATCCAACTCTCACTCCCGGAACTTTTGCCATGTCTGGCCTGAATGAGGCCGACGTTTACTCAAACAACGCATCAAAAGGAGGACAGAGCTCAACCAAAGCTTCACCTCCTCCTGTGGGAACTGGTGGAACAAGCTCCTCGAATGAATCGGGCTTCCCCACCCTGGGTCTTTCTAATTCCACCTGGTCTTTCAATCCGTCTTCGGCGTCGTCGAGTTCCGTCCCGTCTACGTCGACTCCTTACAGTTCTGCCAAGATTGCACCAAAATCGTCTTGGTCTGACGCCCCGCCGCCATCAGCGGACCCGTGGAGCGCACCAAACAAGCCTCGTGGTCCGCCGCCAGGCATCACCCCTTCGGCAGGCGTCGGCCCAAAGACTGCCGGTCGCGACTGGAGTGCAGCTGGCAGCCGCTCACCTTGGCCTGGAACTAATACTACCGGCTCTGGAGGCACGTGGGCCGGTTCTCTCAATGGTTCGTCGTCGTGGCTCGTGTTACGTAACTTGACCCCGCAGATCGATGGCTCGACGCTCAAAACATTGTGCGTCCAGCACGGTCCACTTCACAACTTCCATCTCTACCTCAACCATGGAGTTGCTTTAATTCGTTATTCTACTGGCGAAGAAGCTGCCAAG GCCCAAAGTGCTTTGAACAACTGCGTGCTCGGAAACACGACGATTTATGCAGATCTAGCCAACGAATCTGATGTGCAGGGCTGGCTGCAGCAGCTTGGCATGCCcgcccaacagcagcaacaacagcagcagcaacaaaatcaacaacagcaacagcaagctGTTTCCTCCAGTGGGTGGGGCGTCAGGGGCTCTACTCCTGGCGCCGGTTCTAACAGCGGAAGCGGCAACGGAGGTGGTGTAGGAAGCAACGCCTCAAAGGGAAGTGCCAACGCCGGAGATAATTGGGGATCTGGTGCCGGTGGTCCTAGTTCGAGCCCATGGTCGACGGGTCCCAATTCAGTCTGGTCTACTCCGAACTTGGATCGTGATTTGAGAACCACGCCGTCATCGCTGAACGCATCGCTCAACTCGTTTCTGCCTGGCGATCTCCTGGGCAACGAGTCCATGTAA
- the LOC124344081 gene encoding protein Gawky-like isoform X1, producing MLKQPRSRSNEDPFFFPTTTHILFLTKQRIIHFQVPKSFCDVVTMALQMSPVDAHTENQPPCYYQPAVLLPEAAAGTSSHQVEPFQCQLLECSSAEQVPLPTEQNPVPPNLRKVEQRVTAVRKEGAVVEEVMDASLLVESSEVRRGPEAEDLRGGAASEILTLLEVSQSSVIDSSNVGSSSEGSTNPGTHESLSNPPSPCLVDKVEQIGSAAAISSSSNSLNDAQKDSGDAMRQSGSAWRSWSSNQSTMTFSGETNPPSATYADSVVCPLSTSAHSTLVSSASAVSDEDYCDSKEPLIIKGSSRSSSTSVFLQYPPIGPASNRHWGIPQGAGLRGGAGETSLNNGGGSWGHPPASGSWGGGGTNNAANQVQGQWGAASSTANQRSSAASQGPSGAPPPGSSGPQVSNQQLPTGAQQQQQPQGAWDTTKNVVTGNVVQPSGSSPSQGVWAAQAAKNVPNQPTNTNPNQDIMAANPLNLPQGGNGGGGAVGGSGPATPSSGKPDPLANYRDVIYAQDGWGGNQVNQDSQWDVPTSPEPKEIPLWKQTASNGTEVWEVNLRNGGQAPPPITQTKTPWGSHTPATNLGGTWGEDDESSEPSSMWTGVPANNGPTNWGANPMGGALNAGPMGPTSVPTGASAMGTTGIASGNGMWGGQQQQQQQQQQQQQQQQQPQKKEPEWAPASSMQTGPGGWGEVRPPQRMAMSGIGPSVPENMGMAPSAPSHWPGPQNKPAPQWSGNVPTKEMKPTGWDEHSPPAQKRQVPQYDDGTAVWGNPAQIQQPGGSVVCRWKDMPNPNVAGGRGMQQSGPPPNRMPPGPGMKTDMSWGQARNGSWGEGGVGDNSQMNNMWMDDKPVGGGSWNEPPQTPTPWAAGPKPKTPTTPSWGESEDNLSWGQPHKQVPKPLAKEMIWSSKQFRILSEMGFKKEDVENVLRNCNMVMEDALETLRSGRGMFGDDHGSGGYDPMGPHGGAPYPPGARFNPGQQMPFVHPGSGGAPHHLLNNPAPSMGMNPNPAYKILQPQQPPPMPPQVNQSQMVRNMSRVDTGVSSGAGAGSQPSPTQLRILVQQIQMAVQAGHLNPQILNQPLAPQTLVLLNQLLQQIKVLQQLGQQHNMALSRPGQGPMGGPMMQLVPQMNKTKQQIASLQQQIAAQQALYVKQQGQMMNQQPPGAPPSQPSDLFKVDSVHGIQSNLDRMSLQDSGQSRLSQWKYPPLDKDLSDLGMSEFSRAPGSSGGAPGSIPSNAKPPLGSSLSSPNMNPVLGQDGGAWSSLSRSQSETGWPDTNQDLSAPGSVGGNDGKDSWSSAAGTSSYSGSISDLVPEFEPGKPWKGPQIKTADDDPTLTPGTFAMSGLNEADVYSNNASKGGQSSTKASPPPVGTGGTSSSNESGFPTLGLSNSTWSFNPSSASSSSVPSTSTPYSSAKIAPKSSWSDAPPPSADPWSAPNKPRGPPPGITPSAGVGPKTAGRDWSAAGSRSPWPGTNTTGSGGTWAGSLNGSSSWLVLRNLTPQIDGSTLKTLCVQHGPLHNFHLYLNHGVALIRYSTGEEAAKAQSALNNCVLGNTTIYADLANESDVQGWLQQLGMPAQQQQQQQQQQNQQQQQQAVSSSGWGVRGSTPGAGSNSGSGNGGGVGSNASKGSANAGDNWGSGAGGPSSSPWSTGPNSVWSTPNLDRDLRTTPSSLNASLNSFLPGDLLGNESM from the exons ATGTTGAAACAGCCGCGGTCCCGCTCCAACGAAGacccgttttttttcccaacaacaacacataTATTATTTCTTACAAAGCAAAGAATCATCCATTTCCAAGTACCTAAGTCATTCTG tgATGTGGTGACCATGGCCTTGCAAATGTCGCCTGTTGATGCTCATACTGAAAATCAGCCTCCGTGTTATTATCAGCCTGCAGTGCTGCTGCCTGAAGCTGCTGCAGGAACGAGCAGTCATCAAGTTGAGCCCTTTCAGTGCCAACTTTTGGAGTGCTCCTCTGCTGAACAAGTGCCTCTTCCTACT GAACAGAACCCTGTGCCACCAAATTTAAGGAAAGTCGAACAAAGGGTGACTGCTGTGAGGAAGGAGGGTGCTGTTGTTGAGGAAGTGATGGATGCCTCATTGCTCGTAGAGAGCAGTGAAGTGAGGCGTGGTCCAGAGGCTGAGGATTTGAGAGGAGGAGCTGCTTCTGAAATTCTCACCCTGCTGGAAGTTTCCCAATCATCTGTGATAGACAGCTCCAACGTCGGTTCATCCTCGGAGGGATCGACAAACCCAGGCACGCACGAATCCCTTAGCAACCCACCATCTCCCTGTCTGGTCGATAAAGTCGAG CAGATAGGATCAGCGGCCGCCATTTCTTCCTCAAGCAATAGTCTTAACGATGCACAAAAGGATTCGGGCGACGCAATGAGGCAAAGCGGGTCGGCTTGGCGATCGTGGAGCTCTAATCAATCGACTATGACATTCTCAGGAGAGACGAATCCTCCAAGTGCAACTTACGCCGATTCTGTTGTGTGCCCTCTGTCGACCTCTGCTCACTCCACCCTCGTCTCTTCTGCCTCTGCCGTCTCTGATGAAGACTATTGTGATAGCAAGGAACCACTGATCATCAAGGGAAGCAGTCGCAGTAGTAGCACATCGGTGTTCCTCCAATATCCCCCGATCGGGCCGGCTTCCAACCGGCATTGGGGCATTCCTCAAGGAGCGGGTTTGCGCGGAGGTGCTGGCGAGACCTCCTTGAACAATGGAGGAGGCAGCTGGGGTCATCCGCCAGCTAGTGGAAGTTGGGGAGGCGGTGGAACCAACAACGCGGCGAACCAAGTCCAAGGCCAATGGGGAGCAGCATCCTCCACGGCCAACCAACGGAGCTCCGCAGCTAGTCAGGGACCATCTGGAGCGCCGCCTCCTGGATCCTCGGGACCGCAAGTTTCCAATCAGCAGCTACCGACCGGTgcccaacaacagcagcaacctcAAGGAGCCTGGGATACGACCAAGAATGTCGTCACTGGCAATGTCGTTCAACCATCTGGAAGCTCGCCAAGCCAGGGTGTATGGGCTGCTCAG GCTGCCAAAAACGTACCTAATCAACCGACCAATACCAACCCTAATCAAGACATAATGGCTGCCAACCCCTTGAACTTACCTCAAGGTGGAAACGGTGGTGGAGGAGCCGTGGGAGGTTCTGGTCCTGCCACTCCTAGTTCTGGCAAACCGGATCCTTTGGCTAACTACCGAGATGTGATTTACGCCCAGGACGGCTGGGGAGGCAACCAGGTGAATCAAGACTCTCAATGGGATGTACCAACATCACCAGAGCCAAAAGAAATTCCGCTATGGAAGCAAACTGCAAGCAATGGAACTGAAGTCTGGGAAGTCAATCTGCGCAACGGCGGCCAAGCCCCTCCGCCCATCACTCAGACCAAGACACCATGGGGAAGTCACACTCCTGCCACCAATTTGGGAGGCACTTGGGGTGAAGATGACGAATCGTCGGAACCATCCAGCATGTGGACGGGTGTTCCGGCTAACAATGGACCTACAAATTGGGGAGCTAATCCCATGGGAGGTGCTCTGAACGCCGGACCAATGGGCCCAACGTCAGTCCCAACTGGTGCTTCTGCCATGGGTACGACAGGAATTGCATCGGGTAATGGCATGTGGGgtggacagcagcagcagcaacaacaacaacaacagcagcagcaacaacaacaacagccacagAAAAAAGAGCCGGAGTGGGCTCCAGCCAGTTCAATGCAAACTGGACCTGGTGGATGGGGCGAAGTTCGTCCACCTCAACGCATGGCTATGTCTGGCATCGGGCCATCTGTCCCCGAAAATATGGGCATGGCACCTTCTGCACCATCTCACTGGCCTGGACCGCAAAACAAACCAGCGCCGCAATGGAGTGGAAATGTACCTACTAAGGAGATGAAACCAACAGGGTGGGATGAGCATTCACCTCCTGCTCAGAAACGACAGGTGCCACAATATGACGACGGAACGGCCGTATGGGGTAACCCAGCCCAAATTCAACAGCCTGGTGGATCAGTCGTCTGTCGCTGGAAAGATATGCCCAACCCCAATGTGGCTGGCGGGCGTGGAATGCAACAATCTGGCCCGCCTCCTAACCGAATGCCACCAGGACCGGGAATGAAAACGGACATGTCCTGGGGTCAAGCTCGTAACGGCTCCTGGGGAGAAGGAGGCGTAGGTGACAACAGTCAAATGAACAACATGTGGATGGATGACAAACCTGTAGGTGGTGGCTCGTGGAACGAGCCTCCTCAAACACCTACACCTTGGGCTGCTGGACCCAAACCAAAAACTCCCACAACTCCAAGTTGGGGTGAGAGTGAAGACAACTTGTCGTGGGGTCAGCCACATAAGCAGGTTCCTAAACCTTTGGCCAAGGAAATGATATGGAGCAGCAAGCAATTCCGCATCTTATCCGAAATGGGTTTCAAGAAAGAAGATGTGGAGAATGTCCTACGCAATTGCAACATGGTGATGGAAGATGCGCTGGAAACCCTACGCTCTGGTCGTGGGATGTTTGGAGATGACCATGGCTCGGGTGGTTACGATCCAATGGGACCGCACGGAGGAGCGCCTTATCCTCCTGGCGCTCGATTTAATCCCGGTCAACAAATGCCTTTTGTTCACCCTGGAAGTGGTGGTGCACCTCATCACTTATTGAACAATCCTGCTCCCAGTATGGGAATGAACCCTAATCCTGCATACAAAATTCTTCAGCCTCAGCAACCGCCACCAATGCCGCCTCAG GTCAATCAATCACAAATGGTCCGGAACATGTCACGAGTGGACACTGGCGTTTCGTCTGGTGCAGGAGCCGGTAGTCAACCTTCGCCGACTCAGTTACGAATTCTCGTTCAGCAAATCCAAATGGCTGTACAGGCGGGTCATTTGAATCCCCAAATTCTCAATCAGCCACTGGCTCCTCAAACGCTGGTGCTGCTCAATCAGTTGCTACAACAGATCAAAGTACTTCAGCAGCTTGGTCAACAGCACAATATGGCTCTTAGTAGGCCGGGACAAGGACCTATGGGGGGTCCCATGATGCAGCTCGTACCTCAAATGAACAAAACGAAACAGCAGATTGCCAGCTTGCAACAGCAGATCGCCGCCCAACAGGCTCTGTATGTCAAGCAACAAGGCCAAATGATGAATCAACAGCCGCCAGGGGCTCCACCGAGCCAACCATCTGATCTATTCAAAGTGGATTCTGTTCACGGCATTCAGTCCAATTTGGACAGGATGAGTTTACAGGATTCTGGACAATCTCGGCTCTCTCAGTGGAAGTACCCGCCACTCGACAAGGATCTTTCTGATCTAGGCATGTCGGAATTCAGTCGTGCACCTGGTAGCAGTGGTGGAgctccgggttcaattcccagCAACGCTAAACCGCCACTAGGTAGCAGCCTTTCTTCTCCCAACATGAATCCAGTCCTCGGTCAAGACGGCGGTGCTTGGTCGAGTCTTTCACGCTCTCAGTCCGAGACTGGCTGGCCTGACACGAATCAGGATTTGTCAGCTCCGGGATCGGTGGGAGGCAACGATGGAAAGGATAGCTGGAGCAGTGCTGCCGGAACCTCTTCATATTCTGGTTCCATATCGGATCTCGTTCCCGAATTCGAGCCTGGCAAACCATGGAAGGGACCACAGATCAAAACGGCAGATGACGATCCAACTCTCACTCCCGGAACTTTTGCCATGTCTGGCCTGAATGAGGCCGACGTTTACTCAAACAACGCATCAAAAGGAGGACAGAGCTCAACCAAAGCTTCACCTCCTCCTGTGGGAACTGGTGGAACAAGCTCCTCGAATGAATCGGGCTTCCCCACCCTGGGTCTTTCTAATTCCACCTGGTCTTTCAATCCGTCTTCGGCGTCGTCGAGTTCCGTCCCGTCTACGTCGACTCCTTACAGTTCTGCCAAGATTGCACCAAAATCGTCTTGGTCTGACGCCCCGCCGCCATCAGCGGACCCGTGGAGCGCACCAAACAAGCCTCGTGGTCCGCCGCCAGGCATCACCCCTTCGGCAGGCGTCGGCCCAAAGACTGCCGGTCGCGACTGGAGTGCAGCTGGCAGCCGCTCACCTTGGCCTGGAACTAATACTACCGGCTCTGGAGGCACGTGGGCCGGTTCTCTCAATGGTTCGTCGTCGTGGCTCGTGTTACGTAACTTGACCCCGCAGATCGATGGCTCGACGCTCAAAACATTGTGCGTCCAGCACGGTCCACTTCACAACTTCCATCTCTACCTCAACCATGGAGTTGCTTTAATTCGTTATTCTACTGGCGAAGAAGCTGCCAAG GCCCAAAGTGCTTTGAACAACTGCGTGCTCGGAAACACGACGATTTATGCAGATCTAGCCAACGAATCTGATGTGCAGGGCTGGCTGCAGCAGCTTGGCATGCCcgcccaacagcagcaacaacagcagcagcaacaaaatcaacaacagcaacagcaagctGTTTCCTCCAGTGGGTGGGGCGTCAGGGGCTCTACTCCTGGCGCCGGTTCTAACAGCGGAAGCGGCAACGGAGGTGGTGTAGGAAGCAACGCCTCAAAGGGAAGTGCCAACGCCGGAGATAATTGGGGATCTGGTGCCGGTGGTCCTAGTTCGAGCCCATGGTCGACGGGTCCCAATTCAGTCTGGTCTACTCCGAACTTGGATCGTGATTTGAGAACCACGCCGTCATCGCTGAACGCATCGCTCAACTCGTTTCTGCCTGGCGATCTCCTGGGCAACGAGTCCATGTAA